In one window of Saccharomyces paradoxus chromosome VII, complete sequence DNA:
- the CLC1 gene encoding clathrin light chain CLC1 (Clathrin light chain~similar to YGR167W), whose protein sequence is MSEKFPPLEDQNIDFTSNDKKEDDTDFLKREAEIVGDEFKTEQDEDILERDASPAKGDDEIKDFEEQFPDINSTNSGVSNDQYGSVPSSNDNGEEDDEFSKFEGAPVNQSTESVNEDRSEVVDQWKQRRAVEIHEKDLKDEELKRELQDEAVKHIDNFYDSYNKKKEQQLEDAAKEAEAFSKKRDEFFGQDNTTWDRALQLINQDDADIIGGRDRSKFKEILLRLKGNAKAPGA, encoded by the coding sequence ATGTCTGAGAAGTTTCCCCCTTTAGAAGATCAAAACATTGATTTCACATCCAAcgataaaaaagaagacgacaccgattttttgaaaagagaagcaGAGATAGTTGGAGACGAGTTCAAGACTGAacaagatgaagatataTTGGAAAGGGACGCCTCCCCCGCCAAaggtgatgatgaaattaaGGATTTTGAAGAGCAATTTCCAGATATTAACTCCACAAATAGCGGAGTCTCGAACGATCAATATGGTAGTGTACCTAGTAGTAATGATAATggcgaagaagatgatgaattcTCAAAATTCGAGGGTGCACCCGTCAATCAAAGTACAGAATCTGTTAATGAGGATCGTTCTGAAGTTGTAGACCAATGGAAACAACGTCGTGCTGTAGAGATTCATGAAAAGGATTTGAAGGACGAGGAGTTAAAAAGGGAATTGCAGGATGAAGCTGTCAAACATATTGACAATTTCTACGATTCgtacaataaaaagaaggaacAGCAATTGGAAGATGCTGCTAAGGAGGCCGAGGCCTtctcaaagaaaagagatgaattttttggcCAAGACAATACAACCTGGGATCGTGCACTTCAATTAATTAATCAAGACGATGCGGATATCATTGGAGGTAGAGACAGGTCAAAGTTCAAAGAAATCCTATTGAGATTGAAAGGTAATGCGAAGGCACCCGGTGCTTAA
- the PEX35 gene encoding Pex35p (similar to YGR168C), giving the protein MKHSRSNGTGTAVSGFKKILRQLLLFLNKKRREQLVIILKRITQVYGMNLIFYVNKWKMKKLQGENLHINDIMSWLRESAILVLLNILYPTLVKLPFLKNDYIHWSSIVGVLLMLTMGEVPSWVIAHFLVEALHSKFKDSKLTQWLKKKRIPQGTLIKFQQIFLCSAVVVLFAKLDRSSLPFCVLFDHRSFSKDFFTINAIFTVLAIYRRISKFFFTSGTKSNKSGYSQEIRDFSQLLGVKNHNDWPISSSNLKHVMDRLNEIHEVTIEDNYANFNEKLINSCFIKGFFPSLKWTILRQCIEYLFVTKRRRLMNNKLRCIVMLLTFTLIDPTSKMKISPFFVKLLAKSLVNVYLKKYWHSNFQKYVLFFLFQFNIT; this is encoded by the coding sequence ATGAAACACAGTCGTTCGAATGGTACTGGGACAGCAGTTTCTGGATTCAAGAAGATACTAAGACAGCTTTTACTCTTcttgaacaagaagagaagagaacAACTCGTCATAAtcttgaaaagaataaccCAAGTTTATGGAATGAACCTAATATTTTATGTCAATAAatggaaaatgaagaaactgCAGGGAGAAAATCTTCATATCAATGATATCATGTCGTGGTTAAGAGAGTCTGCTATATTAGTATTGTTGAACATTCTATATCCAACTTTGGTGAAacttccatttttgaagaacGACTATATTCATTGGTCCTCCATAGTAGGAGTATTGTTAATGCTTACCATGGGTGAAGTGCCCTCATGGGTTATCGCCCACTTTCTTGTCGAGGCTTTACACTCTAAATTTAAGGATTCAAAATTAACACAGtggttgaaaaaaaaaagaattccCCAGGGTACGTTAATAAaattccaacaaatttttttgtgttCAGCAGTAGTTGTGTTATTTGCTAAACTGGACAGAAGCTCGTTACCATTTTGTGTGCTTTTTGACCACAggtccttttcaaaagatttcttcacAATCAATGCCATTTTCACAGTTTTGGCGATATATCGCagaatatcaaaattcttttttacttCAGGAACgaaatcaaataaaagTGGCTACAGCCAGGAAATCCGGGACTTTTCTCAATTGCTTGGTGTTAAAAACCATAACGATTGGCCCATATCTTCgtcaaatttgaaacatGTAATGGATAGGCTAAATGAAATACATGAAGTTACAATTGAGGATAACTATGCAAATTTTAacgaaaaattaataaattcATGTTTCATCAAGGGATTTTTTCCAAGCCTAAAATGGACTATATTAAGGCAATGCATCGAATATTTATTTGTCACGAAAAGGCGCAGATTAATGAACAACAAATTACGGTGTATTGTGATGCTTCTTACATTCACCTTGATAGATCCAACAAGTAAAATGAAAATCAGCCCATTTTTCGTGAAACTTCTTGCGAAGTCCTTAGTTAATGTTTACCTAAAAAAGTATTGGCATTCTAACTTCCAGAAATATgtactattttttttgtttcagtTCAACATTACGTGA
- the PUS6 gene encoding pseudouridine synthase PUS6 (tRNA:pseudouridine synthase~similar to YGR169C), translated as MSTLKMIEAYTQNGLRKVRPYYNRRSAFVKGRWLGKSLIDVLVSEFKLRSRAYYLDQIKKGTYRLIRDGVPLVPGHLMTTTIRNHDVLETTIHKHEPPVKQWCSQEAEADDLPGRIAGFNIVFEDESILVIDKPSGIPVHPTGQFYQNTITELLKSHGVDALPCYRLDKITSGLLILAKNSQSAGEVQKSIRSRDMSKVYLARVKGRFPHSELILNNEDAEETTFEDTSKVTVETTPIYSIDPKRQFPVGLSASRDAITKFHPIRYFSRTNETIIACKPITGRTHQIRIHLARLGHPIVNDSVYCSHITKYPERLKFMIQFPRWEDQQDLDTEELRVRFQKFIEETKNNCQTMESFCPECHTVDLKDPVLSDLELWLHAWKYEEINGKFKFETDLPKWAQLDKS; from the coding sequence ATGTCAACTCTCAAAATGATTGAGGCATATACGCAGAATGGACTGAGAAAAGTACGGCCCTATTACAACAGAAGATCAGCGTTCGTGAAAGGACGCTGGTTGGGTAAGTCATTAATAGATGTTCTCGTTAGTGAATTCAAACTTCGCTCAAGAGCTTATTATTTGGACCAGATAAAGAAAGGCACATATAGATTAATCCGAGATGGTGTACCGCTGGTACCGGGTCATCTCATGACTACCACGATTAGGAACCATGATGTTTTAGAAACGACTATCCATAAGCACGAACCGCCGGTAAAACAATGGTGTAGCCAGGAAGCTGAAGCGGACGATTTACCTGGGAGAATAGCGGGATTcaatattgtttttgaagatgagAGTATTCTGGTCATCGATAAGCCCAGTGGTATACCAGTGCACCCAACTGGTCAGTTTTACCAGAACACAATTACTGAATTACTGAAATCACATGGTGTAGATGCTCTTCCTTGTTACCGGTTAGACAAGATCACGTCAGGCCTATTGATATTGGCCAAAAACAGTCAGAGTGCAGGCGAAGTTCAGAAGAGTATTCGTTCAAGAGATATGAGTAAGGTCTACTTGGCAAGGGTCAAGGGGAGATTTCCTCATTCCGAATTAATATtgaataatgaagatgCGGAGGAAACAACTTTTGAAGACACTTCCAAAGTTACCGTGGAAACGACCCCCATATATTCTATTGATCCAAAGAGACAGTTTCCAGTTGGTCTATCGGCATCGAGGGATGCTATTACCAAGTTCCACCCGATAAGGTACTTCTCTCGTACTAATGAAACTATTATCGCTTGTAAGCCAATAACTGGAAGAACACATCAAATTCGAATCCATTTAGCTAGGCTCGGTCATCCCATTGTCAATGATAGTGTTTATTGTTCGCACATTACAAAATATCCTGAAAGGCTCAAATTTATGATCCAGTTTCCTAGATGGGAAGATCAACAGGATTTAGATACTGAGGAATTAAGAGTAAGGttccaaaaatttattgaagaaaccaaaaataacTGTCAGACCATGGAATCATTTTGTCCGGAATGTCACACTGTTGACTTAAAGGATCCCGTGCTATCAGACTTAGAATTATGGTTGCATGCCTGGAAGTATGAGGAGATTAATGGCAAATTCAAGTTTGAAACAGACTTACCAAAGTGGGCACAATTGGACAAAAgttaa
- the LSO2 gene encoding Lso2p (tRNA:pseudouridine synthase~similar to YGR169C) → MGKRFSESAAKKAAGLARKRDQAHAKQRAQMEQLEAEEASKWEQGSKKENSRKLEEEQKRQEKARAKKERDALLAAEEEQLGKGGKGKRK, encoded by the coding sequence ATGGGTAAAAGATTTTCAGAATCCGCCGCAAAGAAGGCAGCTGGTttagcaagaaaaagagatCAGGCACATGCTAAACAAAGAGCACAAATGGAGCAGCTAGAAGCAGAGGAGGCTTCTAAATGGGAACAAGGCtcgaagaaagaaaattccaGAAAATTAGAGGAAGAGCAAAAAAGACAGGAGAAAGCAAGAGCTAAAAAGGAGCGCGATGCATTGCTAGCCGCAGAAGAGGAACAACTGGGCAAGGGTGGCAAGGGTAAAaggaaatga